A window of Synchiropus splendidus isolate RoL2022-P1 chromosome 9, RoL_Sspl_1.0, whole genome shotgun sequence contains these coding sequences:
- the fbxw4 gene encoding F-box/WD repeat-containing protein 4, whose translation MLLFQLPDDVLYHVLSYLDLRSLGCLCQVNKCINQFMKRDVVWRRSARDCLNSGLTASGLDLYPHIPLKERVRVAHNWRRGQCKSSILLRWKIKLLPYLQLDNNVLYLSQASKIGAYHLQPPRGRIQRNPSAIYSGHQGDVCRFVLTDTHLLSGGSDGRILAHSRSSRVSLEFSGHSQEVNCLDSRGGLMVSGSRDQTAQIWMLDSTYPRGTITMYDRVWSVAISPALSSFVTGTACCEDFTPLRIWDLERLECVCCLGSEYRRGAGVLDMVFESPTQLFTCGYDTFIRLWDLRLSSQKCVMEWEEPHDSALYCIQTDGNHMVASGSSYYGVVRLWDKRQKKCLQFFQLSSDLVSSPVYCLRFSSTHLYAALATTLHCLDFAHPPRLIR comes from the exons ATGCTGCTGTTCCAGCTGCCGGACGATGTCCTCTATCATGTCCTCAGTTACCTGGACCTCCGCTCGCTCGGTTGTTTATGTCAAGTAAACAAATGTATCAATCAGTTCATGAAGCGGGACGTGgtctggaggaggagcgcgAGAGACTGCCTCAACTCCGGGCTGACCGCGAGTGGACTGGACCT GtaccctcacatccctctgaaGGAGAGAGTGAGGGTGGCTCACAACTGGCGACGGGGACAATGTAAAAGTTCCATTCTTCTCAGGTGGAAAATCAA GCTGCTGCCGTACCTGCAGCTGGACAACAACGTGCTATATCTATCTCAGGCCTCAAAGATCGGAGCGTACCATCTGCAGCCGCCGCGGGGCCGGATCCAGAGAAACCCTAGTGCAATCTACTCCGGGCACCAGGGTGACGTCTGCAGATTTGTTCTGACCGATACACATCTCCTCAGCGGGGGAAG TGATGGCCGAATCCTGGCCCACAGCAGGAGCAGCCGTGTGTCACTGGAGTTTTCCGGTCACAGTCAGGAGGTCAACTGTTTGGACTCCAGAGGAGGCCTGATGGTCAGCGGCTCCAGAGACCAGACTGCTCAG atatgGATGCTGGACTCCACTTACCCCAGAGGAACCATCACCATGTACGATCGAGTGTGGTCTGTCGCCATCAGCCCTGCTCTCAG CTCCTTTGTCACCGGCACAGCCTGCTGTGAAGACTTCACTCCGCTCCGCATCTGGGATTTGGAACG GCTGGAGTGTGTCTGCTGCCTGGGCTCCGAGTACCGCCGCGGGGCCGGTGTGCTGGACATGGTGTTTGAATCGCCGACTCAGCTCTTCACCTGCGGTTACGACACCTTCATACGACTCTGGGACCTGAGGCTGAGCTCACA GAAGTGTGTGAtggagtgggaggagcctcATGACAGCGCCCTCTACTGCATTCAAACAGATGGTAATCACATGGTTGCCAGCGGCTCCTCGTACTACGGAGTAGTCCGTCTGTGGGACAAGCGGCAGAAGAAGTGCCTGCAG TtcttccagctgagctcagaCCTGGTCAGCAGCCCCGTGTACTGCCTCAGGTTCAGCAGTACTCACCTGTACGCAGCCCTGGCCACGACGCTGCACTGCCTGGACTTCGCACACCCCCCCCGCCTGATCAGGTGA